TGCTGCAGATCAAACTGGTAAGGTTGGCTTTTTGGGTCGTTGGCCAGGGTCGTAATTTTAGCTGGTTTGTCGTATAGTACCGGGTATACAAACCCATCATAGTCGTTTATCAACTGGTCGTTTGAATGTGTTGCAACGTAACCGCTGAAACTCACCATGCTGCCTGCTCTGATGGTATCGCGCAAAGCAGTAATCGGCTGTCCATTAATAGAATCAATGATGATGTTATGGTCAGGCAATGCCAGCCTGAGTGCCGGGTTTCCAAGCAGGGTAAAATTTCTGATGTTTGTGCTTGAAGGTGTTTTGGAGAATCTGATCAGATCGCCTAACCGGGGATAATTACCCGGAGTAGCACGAAATAGTGTATCATAGATGCGACGGTTGAGCGTAAGATTGGACGACGCAAAAGCAATCCTTGTGGTTGACATTAGCCCCACTCCTCCGCCACCGGGATTTAAGACCACATGCTCGCCGGCCGAAACCATACCCGGGTTGTCGTAAGGCGCAAATTCACAGGTAGCAGTGATGAAGACAGGCATTTGATCATTATTTGTCCAGGACAAAATATCCTGGATCTGTACAACCCGTTCGTGTGCAAGTGCAATCTCACCGCCATGACCCGTGTAGTTGACAAAGAGGGCGCCATCGTTGAATTGCTGGTTGACTGCTATTGTGGCGTCTGGATAACGATCGCCACCCGAAGTGGGCTCTTGTTTAAAAGCATCAAAGTAAATCTTGTTGATGTTAATGGTTTGGTTGTTTCTGGTCACTATATTTACTAATACCGTATCAGCCTGGAAAATATGAAGATTATCATCTTCATCATCAGCAATAAAACATAATGATTGCCTCCAATGCCCCATATTTTCAGGTGTGAGAGTCATGTATCGCTCAAATTTATCTACCATGATTTCAGCCTCTTCGGGGGTGTTCACAGGTAAGCGTCCGATGCCAATATCCACATTCCCAACAGCATCAGCACCTTCGTTGGGATCCATCAAACCAAAGAAGTCATCCGTTACATAAGAAGTGGTGTAGGTAAGCGATTGGCGTGACTGGAATGTCACTACGAAGTTCATGTTGTTTTCAATCCGGTTTTTGGGATCATAAGAGCCGTCCCCAAAAAGTAAGAGATACTTCAAATGGGGAGGATCACCCGATTTGTCGTAGATCATCTTTACAAAGTCACGAATGGCAACCGGGTCCTGTTTCCCGGAAGAAAACTCAGTATAAATCTCTTGTGGACTGACCAGGTGAATGGTCATATCGTCAATCTCTTCGTGCAGTGCTTTCAGCCTTTCGGCCTGCTCCATAAAATCAGGATGGCTTACTATGATGAAATCAGCTATTCCAAGAGCATGAAGGTTTTGGTTCTCAATTTTTCCTATATTTTCCGGTTGATAAAAGAAGGAATTGTCGAAGGCAATAAATTCCTGCAGCATTGAAGTGTTTGCTTTGAAGGAACAAGTGTCTTCATTATACGTTGTCTCAACTTTTTTTACATTGAGGTGGTCAGTGATGTTCCAAACGGAAATCGGGTTCAAAACATTTGAGATTTGGAAAAGCGTGATGCTATCCTGATGCATGGTATATATATTTCTGAAAGGCATCTGTCCTCCCGGAAATTCGAGCTTGTTCATCACATTGACCTCAATAAAGTTTAACCAACCTGAACTTTCTGCAGTTGGCTTGTCATAGGTCACTTCGATGGTGATGTTTTGCCCTCCGGGAACCGCAACCCGACGTGTTTTACTCAGCTCATTGCCAAACTTTGAAACACTGCCCGGTGGTACAGACTGGACGGGTACAGTGAATAAAAATTCACCATTTGCATTGAGATTAAAATTGGAGTTGGTAAAAGACCTTGCAGCAAAGTTCGTGGAAAAAAATACACTCTCGGAAACATCGCGGTAAGGGAATTCAAAAAGATAGGTACGGCTGGTTATGTCTGAAAACTCATGGCTGTACCATTCCGAACCTGAACGGATCAGATTTAGGCTGTCAAGATTAATGCTCTCAAAATGGTTGTAACTTGTAATGACCTGCCCGGTAGGTGCAGTTATTGGCTGCTGATCCTGTATGCGTTTACCGGTTCCCTCTTTAAGGGTAATAAAATAGTAATTGACGTCGGAGTATAAATGCCGGATATGCTCAAAGGCAAGTCGAATGGGGACATATCTCCAGTTTGAAGTACCTTCGGCATAAAATAAAACATAATCTCCGGTATCAAAACTGCCATCATCGCCATCTTCGACCCAAACGGCAATTTCCTGTAAATCGTCATACCTCGGATCACTGTTACGCTCGGGAAGCATTTCGCCGCCATTTCCATATAGCCGTATGTGATCGGGATGTACACCGGAAAAATCCATTCCCATCTCTACCAGGTTTTCATAAGTTAGCCTGTGGATACCGGTTTCGTTTACCGCAACCTTGTACCAATCCCCTTCGGCAAGCACCGAATTTTCAGCATAAATTGTGCGGTCGGGTGTAAAATTAAAATCTCCTTCGGGGGCAGGTACTGCATCAATTTGAAATGTGATCAATTTTTCGATTAACCCGGTTTGAGGATTTCTTCTTAAAGGGAGCACCTTGAGCTGGCTGTAATGCTTGTTGCGAAGGGTAATGATGTCTGAAGTGATATTCAGGCTGTTATCAATCAGTTCAATATCAATCAGGTCGGATAATTGATCCTGGTTTTCAAAAGGGATAAATTCAGGATTGGAAATGGAATACCGGTAGGAAAACCCGGGTAATTCG
This window of the Bacteroidales bacterium genome carries:
- the porU gene encoding type IX secretion system sortase PorU; translation: MLKKKYTACLIFMVLTLSLTGQQKTISETLSWTNLQTFSIGDQVIKTLHFSDAINDDAFGMLPVYSRLFPLELPGFSYRYSISNPEFIPFENQDQLSDLIDIELIDNSLNITSDIITLRNKHYSQLKVLPLRRNPQTGLIEKLITFQIDAVPAPEGDFNFTPDRTIYAENSVLAEGDWYKVAVNETGIHRLTYENLVEMGMDFSGVHPDHIRLYGNGGEMLPERNSDPRYDDLQEIAVWVEDGDDGSFDTGDYVLFYAEGTSNWRYVPIRLAFEHIRHLYSDVNYYFITLKEGTGKRIQDQQPITAPTGQVITSYNHFESINLDSLNLIRSGSEWYSHEFSDITSRTYLFEFPYRDVSESVFFSTNFAARSFTNSNFNLNANGEFLFTVPVQSVPPGSVSKFGNELSKTRRVAVPGGQNITIEVTYDKPTAESSGWLNFIEVNVMNKLEFPGGQMPFRNIYTMHQDSITLFQISNVLNPISVWNITDHLNVKKVETTYNEDTCSFKANTSMLQEFIAFDNSFFYQPENIGKIENQNLHALGIADFIIVSHPDFMEQAERLKALHEEIDDMTIHLVSPQEIYTEFSSGKQDPVAIRDFVKMIYDKSGDPPHLKYLLLFGDGSYDPKNRIENNMNFVVTFQSRQSLTYTTSYVTDDFFGLMDPNEGADAVGNVDIGIGRLPVNTPEEAEIMVDKFERYMTLTPENMGHWRQSLCFIADDEDDNLHIFQADTVLVNIVTRNNQTININKIYFDAFKQEPTSGGDRYPDATIAVNQQFNDGALFVNYTGHGGEIALAHERVVQIQDILSWTNNDQMPVFITATCEFAPYDNPGMVSAGEHVVLNPGGGGVGLMSTTRIAFASSNLTLNRRIYDTLFRATPGNYPRLGDLIRFSKTPSSTNIRNFTLLGNPALRLALPDHNIIIDSINGQPITALRDTIRAGSMVSFSGYVATHSNDQLINDYDGFVYPVLYDKPAKITTLANDPKSQPYQFDLQQKILYYGKSSVKDGRFSFSFVVPLEIAYNYGPGKLALYATDSLTDAGGHFSNFIIGGFETNLADQTGPAIDLYLNDKPFINGSVLNNDPVMHAYLSDPSGINAFGAGIGHDIVAELTGPVQMSLILNEQFESDLDNYQSGSIIFPFTHLINGNYSLQLKAWDMLNNSSTSVITFMVSDSISVDLQQVYNYPNPFSKYTEFTFRHNQFDEPLTVEINIYNFNGQLVKTIGPQNAVSNGYYVEPIRWDGISDGGSKLNSGLYVYTIDVINQKKDISRMVQKLIIAD